A window of Chiloscyllium plagiosum isolate BGI_BamShark_2017 unplaced genomic scaffold, ASM401019v2 scaf_4274, whole genome shotgun sequence contains these coding sequences:
- the LOC122547764 gene encoding uncharacterized protein LOC122547764, translated as MAGGGTWGHNHANIGLEAVPLDMVRDRSRGVLRNWMVRKSAHFRLTQSSRNLPPEPDQNILDNLLRDQVSNHPPKTPTMQSQLQQSLSRDMIDYMSQLEDSVLGKSLRPRLALKMAEDRRYLEREVMQSVKSQEELDRVEYEVVRDSAHFENGSLTVEIQSKSDPSIVKELQIPTKVEKLASEELLDDHFRKLDQVSEDEGQAMERVNHALGIYGTLMGFQGARAFLEQGRDVEGGIMLAQGVHGLGELAGINRAVSGLLEDSASRALTSIAARMEGKAAESLLGQMSKLGKVTEAPVLSTAFAAFNIYEDVARESPLGYADAALDAAILLTGLAGPEMAPVTLALTIIRLGLDPLYSEIKGSLDSLPPGASTGQRCLAVLKGIALAFRDIAQSLLDVVGEFSPWSLIYRIPELDEQHRKDMKFIEELKSAESYFTVTEYTQADGCHGMVNFLSGKDSAFGGALDIELDDANCMTVRMPDPVGSGTIERKHCFPTHCSVNDLVAGMGETQRVHLIEKSVTLLFFIHVHTQEVIGSLTEDRSTLHGSYTGNSRPNRFYTVQELPKGAKLTYSLSDYYYSLRGRDGGDAFYLGPQRSSVQGGNGQDLYFIPEWGGVTDIDNHAEDGATDWLLFNVSFGQISAKKSQHHLRLFFGNQHQVWVKNWFLGDEYRHMKFRSNDYVTFTIGDATLNNWIELQAISLDFSPIDYKPETVDLSEVSWRSVISVIGTKHGDTIRGNDLGNVLRGGQGANYLEGRDGRDIYVIEADKACDTINNWSSDEEWDTVHLPSDHQNLGVTVRDNGDLEIHDTVSQAGACVILQNWRGGWDWQHITFISGDFVMFQVSNTSSRPEIKPMLVDFSGRESGVEFHLATFPGNQQIMTVLGSRHNDRLYGNERNNVLSGMGGADFLKGGGGSDTYIIDCQWTWLFPITIDNEDTKETMDFLLLPEDFEDLVFEPNPPDTYLRNRKQPPCLIILTDWFKDGAHRHLMLRSQDGVVFTLPDQYNSWPLLPIYIPPPGISYHNLIPQVFAVDKSNSKLHTVLIDARNQALAHAVKLIGSSQQNWIYGNQRNNYIDCGPTFCHAEGGNGSDTYVLTKGTCTINNYPEDLLMDQILVPAKFTQIQVWSMWTHIHLKTPGLSCTLSKYLQGEAYQHLVGRSSDGVWFTFTKDGLQTLYVDMALQGSQHLNLSSVPSLDKVVSVHGQRQQCNCIIGNALPNAIIGGSDTDVLEGRGGDDTLQGSAGEDYLSGGQGADEIHGGEGTDWILGGAGNDILYPGPGADRVHSGSGSDTILFAGDLEKGQGVLVNLEVGFGLGADADGDLYYAVDNAIGTGYADVLIGSGGDNVLSGEGGDDLFLPLDGGDTLKGGEGADVYQLDGTRGLKVIDNYAKDRKYDTIVLGSRHTKDNLFLDRQGMQLMVTLLNIQEGDFSGSLLIRDWFMRPENRHIIVQLDKSYNMEDLVSEKVHPRPANRFVLNFKIFYEGRK; from the exons TATTTTGGACAACCTCCTCAGGGACCAGGTTTCCAACCACCCACCGAAAACTCCAACAATGCAGAGCCAACTCCAGCAAAGTCTGAGCCGGGATATGATTGACTACATGAGCCAATTGGAAGACTCGGTGCTGGGGAAGAGCCTCCGACCAAGACTGGCTTTGAAAATGGCCGAGGATAGACGGTATTTAGAGAGGGAGGTAATGCAGAGCGTGAAATCGCAAGAGGAGCTGGACAGGGTGGAGTATGAGGTTGTGCGCGACTCGGCCCACTTCGAAAATGGCAGTTTAACTGTCGAAATCCAGAGCAAAAGTGACCCTTCTATCGTGAAGGAGCTTCAAATCCCAACCAAGGTGGAGAAGCTGGCATCGGAGGAGCTGCTGGATGACCATTTCCGGAAGCTGGACCAGGTCTCAGAGGATGAGGGTCAGGCCATGGAGAGAGTTAACCATGCCCTGGGCATCTATGGCACCCTCATGGGTTTCCAGGGAGCCCGAGCATTCCTGGAGCAAGGCCGCGATGTGGAGGGTGGCATCATGCTGGCACAGGGGGTCCATGGGCTGGGCGAATTGGCGGGCATCAACCGAGCCGTTTCGGGACTTCTTGAGGACTCTGCCAGCCGTGCCCTGACCAGTATCGCTGCCCGGATGGAGGGCAAAGCAGCCGAGAGCCTCCTGGGACAAATGTCCAAGCTGGGGaaggtcactgaggcaccagtgCTCTCCACCGCTTTTGCCGCCTTCAACATTTACGAAGACGTGGCGAGGGAGAGCCCGCTCGGATATGCTGACGCAGCACTGGATGCTGCCATCTTACTGACGGGGCTGGCCGGGCCAGAAATGGCCCCTGTCACCCTGGCTCTGACCATCATCAGACTCGGCCTGGACCCTCTCTACTCGGAGATTAAGGGCAGCCTGGACTCCTTGCCCCCGGGGGCATCGACTGGTCAGCGCTGCCTCGCAGTTCTCAAGGGCATCGCCCTCGCTTTCCGAGACATCGCCCAGAGTCTTTTGGATGTGGTGGGTGAGTTCTCCCCGTGgtctctgatttacagaatccCAGAGCTGGATGAGCAACATCGCAAAGATATGAAATTCATCGAGGAGCTGAAGAGTGCTGAGAGTTATTTTACAGTCACCGAGTACACCCAAGCTGATGGGTGCCATGGGATGGTTAATTTCTTATCCGGGAAGGATTCTGCCTTTGGGGGGGCACTGGACATTGAGCTGGATGATGCCAATTGTATGACAGTCCGGATGCCCGATCCAGTAGGTTCCGGAACCATTGAGAGAAAGCACTGTTTCCCCACTCACTGCTCCGTGAACGACCTGGTCGCCGGCATGGGAGAGACCCAACGAGTTCACTTGATCGAGAAATCGGTCACtctgctgttcttcatccacGTGCACACCCAGGAGGTCATCGGATCCCTGACTGAGGACCGCAGCACATTACACGGCTCTTACACCGGCAATTCCCGGCCGAACCGCTTCTACAccgtccaggaactccccaagGGAGCCAAGCTCACATACTCCCTCTCCGACTATTACTACAGTCTCCGGGGACGGGACGGTGGGGATGCCTTCTACCTCGGGCCCCAGAGGAGCAGCGtgcagggaggcaatggccaagaTCTGTACTTCATCCCCGAGTGGGGAGGAGTGACCGATATCGATAATCACGCAGAGGACGGTGCGACAGATTGGCTCCTCTTCAATGTCTCCTTCGGTCAGATCTCCGCCAAGAAATCCCAGCACCACCTGAGACTGTTCTTCGGCAATCAGCATCAAGTGTGGGTCAAGAACTGGTTCCTGGGAGACGAGTACCGACATATGAAGTTCAGGAGCAACGATTACGTCACCTTTACCATTGGTGATGCCACCTTGAACAACTGGATTGAACTCCAAGCGATCTCTCTCGACTTCTCACCCATTGACTACAAACCAGAGACTGTAGACCTGAGTGAAGTGAGTTGGAGGTCCGTCATCTCAGTGATTGGCACTAAACATGGGGATACCATCCGCGGCAATGATTTGGGCAACGTATTGCGAGGTGGCCAGGGTGCCAACTACCTGGAGGGGCGTGACGGGAGGGACATCTACGTGATCGAGGCTGACAAGGCCTGCGACACCATCAATAACTGGTCGAGCGATGAGGAATGGGACACAGTCCATCTGCCTTCCGATCACCAGAACCTCGGTGTGACCGTGAGGGACAACGGCGACCTCGAGATCCATGACACGGTTTCCCAAGCGGGGGCCTGTGTGATTCTCCAGAACTGGCGAGGAGGTTGGGACTGGCAGCACATCACCTTCATCAGCGGCGACTTTGTCATGTTCCAAGTGTCAAACACCTCTTCAAGGCCGGAGATCAAACCAATGCTTGTAGACTTCAGCGGCCGAGAGTCCGGTGTGGAATTTCACCTGGCCACATTTCCCGGGAACCAGCAGATCATGACAGTGTTGGGATCTCGCCACAATGACCGGTTATACGGGAATGAGAGAAACAATGTGCTGAGTGGGATGGGGGGAGCGGATTTTCTGAAAGGGGGAGGTGGCAGCGACACCTACATTATCGATTGCCAATGGACCTGGTTGTTCCCAATCACCATTGACAACGAGGACACAAAGGAGACGATGGATTTCCTTTTGCTACCTGAAGACTTTGAGGATTTAGTGTTTGAACCGAATCCACCCGACACTTACCTTCGGAACCGAAAGCAGCCCCCCTGTTTAATCATCCTGACGGACTGGTTCAAGGATGGGGCACATCGCCACTTGATGTTGCGTAGTCAGGACGGTGTAGTCTTTACGCTCCCGGATCAAT ATAATTCCTGGCCACTGTTACCTATTTACATCCCACCGCCTGGTATCTCCTACCACAACCTCATCCCTCAGGTCTTTGCGGTGGACAAGTCCAACTCCAAGCTGCACACCGTGCTTATAGATGCCCGGAACCAAGCGTTGGCTCACGCTGTCAAACTAATTGGCTCCTCCCAACAGAACTGGATCTATGGCAACCAGAGAAACAATTATATTGACTGTGGTCCAACATTCTGCCATGCAGAGGGGGGCAATGGTAGTGACACGTACGTCCTGACTAAGGGCACGTGCACCATCAACAATTACCCCGAGGACCTGCTCATGGATCAGATTCTGGTTCCGGCAAAATTCACCCAAATCCAGGTGTGGAGCATGTGGACACACATCCACCTGAAAACCCCGGGTCTCTCCTGTACCCTGTCCAAATATCTGCAGGGGGAGGCATACCAGCACCTGGTGGGACGGAGCAGTGACGGGGTCTGGTTCACTTTCACCAAGGATGGGCTGCAGACTCTCTATGTGGACATGGCACTGCAAGGCAGCCAGCACCTGAACCTCTCGTCCGTGCCCTCCCTGGACAAGGTCGTCTCGGTCCATGGCCAGCGCCAGCAGTGCAATTGCATCATCGGCAATGCGCTGCCAAACGCCATCATCGGGGGCTCCGACACCGACGTGCTGGAGGGACGTGGAGGAGACGATACCCTCCAGGGGTCAGCTGGGGAGGACTATCTGTCCGGGGGTCAGGGAGCCGATGAAATCCACGGCGGTGAAGGCACAGACTGGATCCTGGGTGGTGCCGGCAACGATATCCTTTACCCTGGACCGGGGGCAGACCGGGTTCACAGCGGAAGTGGTTCGGACACCATCTTGTTTGCGGGAGATCTCGAGAAGGGCCAGGGGGTGCTGGTGAACCTGGAGGTTGGCTTCGGCCTCGGGGCGGATGCCGACGGCGATTTGTACTACGCAGTGGACAACGCCATCGGCACCGGTTACGCCGACGTGCTGATCGGATCAGGAGGGGACAACGTCCTGAGTGGGGAAGGGGGAGATGACCTCTTCCTCCCTTTGGATGGTGGGGACACCCTGAAGGGCGGAGAAGGAGCCGATGTGTACCAGCTGGATGGCACGAGAGGCCTCAAGGTGATTGACAACTACGCGAAAGATCGGAAATACGATACCATCGTCCTGGGCAGTCGGCACACGAAGGACAACCTCTTCCTGGACAGACAGGGAATGCAGCTCATGGTGACGCTCTTAAACATTCAGGAAGGTGACTTTTCCGGCTCACTCCTCATCAGAGATTGGTTTATGCGGCCGGAGAACCGGCACATCATCGTGCAACTTGACAAATCCTATAACATGGAGGATCTGGTCTCAGAAAAGGTTCATCCCCGGCCAGCAAATCGGTTTGTCCTCAATTTCAAAATCTTCTATGAAGGAAGGAAGTAG